A window of Bacillota bacterium genomic DNA:
GCGGGCCTTCGAAGAGATGATGTCCGTTTTCCACCAGGAATACCCTGACCATGGCCTGCTCCTGGTGGTGGATGAATTGCTCGACTACCTCCGTACACGAAAAGATCAGGAACTCATCCTCGACCTGAACTTCCTCCGGGAGGTCGGCGAAGTCTGCAAGGACCTGCGCTTTCGCTTTATCGCTGGTGTGCAGGAGGCCATCTTTGACAGCCCTCGCTTTTCCTTCGTGGCGGACAGTATCCGCCGGGTAAAGGACCGTTTCGAGCAAATCCTTATTGCCCGCAAGGACGTCAAATTCGTGGTATCCGAGCGGCTTCTCAAAAAAACCGGCGAACAGCAGGCGAAAATCCGCGCATACCTGACTCCCTTTGCAAAGTTCTACGGTCGCATGAATGAGCGCATGAACGAGTTTGTCCGCCTCTTCCCGGTGCATCCCGACTACATTGACACCTTTGAGCGGGTCACCGCAGTGGAGAAGCGCGAGGTGCTCAAGACCCTTTCCCTGTCCATGAAGAAGCTGCTCAATCAAGATGTCCCGGACGACCGCCCCGGGTTAATCGCCTACGACGGCTACTGGCTGAACCTTCGTGAAAACCCGTCCTTCCGCGCAGTGCCTGATATCAAGGCGGTAATCGATTGCAGCCAGGTGCTGGAGGCCCGCATTCAGCAGGCCTTCACCCGGCCCGCCTACAAGCCCATGGCGCTGCGGCTGATCCATGCCCTATCCGTCCACCGGCTGACTACGGGCGATATCTATGCCCCCCTGGGCGCAACGGCGGAGGAACTGCGTGACAGCCTCTGCCTCTACCAGCCCGGAATCGAGGACTTAGGCGGCGACCCGGCTGATGATTTACTCTCCCAGGTGGAAACTGTCCTGCGGGAAATACACAAGACGGTAAGCGGCCAGTTCATCTCGTCGAACCCGGACAACCGCCAATATTACCTTGATCTGAAGAAGACTGATGACTACGACGCTTTAATCGAAAAGCGCGCAGATAGCCTGGATGACTCCCAGCTAGACCGCTACTACTACGAGGCCCTGAAACGGGTCATGGAGTGCACAGACCAGACCTACAGAACCGGCTATAAAATCTGGCAACACGAGCTTGAATGGCTGGAGCGGAAAGCCGCGCGCCAAGGGTACCTCTTTTTCGGCGCGCCCAACGAGCGCTCCACAGCCGTTCCGCCACGCGACTTCTACCTCTATTTCATCCAGCCCTTCGATGCGCCGCGCTTCACGGATGAAAAGAAGCCTGACGAGGTATTCCTACGTCTTATAAACAAGGATGAAGCCTTTCACACAGCACTGCGGAGCTATGCCGCAGCCCTTGATCTGGCTTCCACCGCCTCGGGCCATGCCAAGTCCACCTATGAATCCAAGGCGTCGAGCTTCCTGCGGGAATTGGTGCAGTGGCTAAAGGAAAACATGATTACGGCCTTCGAGGTTAACTATCAGGGACGTGCCAAGCCCCTTATTGATTGGGCCAAGGGGAAATCAATCCGGGAACTGTCTGGTATTGCCCTTAACGAGCGGATCAACTTTCGCGACCTCATCAACACCATCGCCGGTATCTGTCTCGGGGCGTATTTCCAGGACCAGGCTCCTGAATACCCCTGCTTCTCGGTGCTCATCACCGGAGCCAACCGGGTGCAGGCTGCCCAGGACGCTCTGCGGGCCATCGCCGGGCAAAAGCCGACCAAGCAGGCAACCGCAGTGCTGGATGCCCTTGAACTTCTTGACGGCGATAAACTTGATCCGTACCGGTCGAAATACGCCCAGCACATCCTCGACATTGCGAAAAAGAAGGGCCATGGCCAAGTGGTCAACCGTTCCGAGCTTATCCAGGACATCCTTGGGGTGGAATACCTTGCCCCAAAGACCTTGCGTCTCGAGCCCGAATGGGCCGTGGTGGTCCTGGCGGCACTGGTTTACTCTGGAGAGCTGGTGCTGGCCATTCCAGGCAAGAAGTTCGACGCCACAGGGCTTCCCCAACTGGCCGGAACCGGCATCGAGGAACTGGCCCTGTTCAAGCACATCGAGCGGCCTAAAGACTGGAACCTACCGGCCCTTAAGGCCTTGTTTGAGCTGCTCGGGCTTACACCGGGCATGGCGCAGCTGGTTACCCAGGGGAAAGAAGAGCCTGTTCATGAGCTGCAGAAAGCAGTAACCAGCACGGTGGATAGGTTGGTGCTTGTTCAGCAGAGCGTGCACAAAGGACTGTCCTTCTGGGGCCGGAGTTTGCTGGCCGAGAGTGAAGCCCAGAAGCTGCGCTCCCAGCTTAATGAGACCAAGGCCTTTCTGGAATCAATCCAGGTCTATACATCTCCCGGCAAGCTCAAGAACTTCCGTTACGAAGCCCAGGAGGTAAGCAGGCATCACGACGGGCTTCAGGTCTTGGAAGAGATTGATTCCCTCCAGAAACTAGTAACTGACCTCGGGGTCACAGCAGCATATCTTTCCACGGCCGAGGCGGTCCTGCCCAGCGGGCATGAGTGGATCGATAAGATGAAGGCGGTGCGTGACGAGGTCCTCGGACAGATCAGCGATCCGTCCAAGCGTGGCACGGTAGCCTTCCGCCAGGAGACTCAGCGCAAGCTCTCTGACCTGAAAAAAGCCTACCTGCAGGCGTACCTGGGCCTGCATACCAAGGCGCGGTTGGGCGTCAACGAGGATAAGCGCAAGGCCAAGCTCATGGGGGATGAACGTTTGAAAGTCCTGCAAAAACTCTCCACTATCGACCTTATGCCCCGCCAACACCTGACCGATTTCCAGAACCGTCTGGCGGGTCTCAAGAGCTGCTTCGCAATCACCGAGCCGGAGCTTGACGCCTCGCCCGTGTGCCCGCATTGCAGTTACAAGCCTGCCGCAGAACCACCGGCGGCACCAGCAAGCTCGGTCCTGGACGGTCTGGATGACGAGCTCGACAAACTGGTAGAGAACTGGACCCAGACGCTTCTTACCAACCTGGAGGACCCGACTACACGGGCCAACTTGGATCTGCTCAAGCCCGAGCCGCGGAAGCTGGTGGACGGCTTCATCAAAAAGCGCTCGCTACCGGACGACCTTGACCAGGATTTCATCCACGCCCTGCAGGAGGTGCTCTCCGGGCTGCTCAAGGTATCGGTAAAGACTGCCGACCTGCGCGCAGCGCTGCTCGCTGGCGGCTCACCGGTCACCCCGGCGGAGATGAAGAAGCGATTTGAGGAATACCTGGACGAGCTCACCAGGGGGAAGGAGCCCGGCAAAGTACGGATCGTACTCGAATAGGAGCGGTTGACATGACTAAGGAGTATTTTGAACAGAACCTTTTTGAAACGCAGACTTCCGCTAAGCCGCTGGGCCCGGTGGAATGCCTGGGGATGACCTTTGAGAGCGACGAGAAGCGCCGGGAATATTTCCTAGAGAAGTTGCGAGAGAAGCTTAAGGACCCGGAGTTCCGCAAGATCGAGGGATTCCCCATTGGCTCGGACGAGGACATCCTGGCTCTGTCCGACCCGCCGTACTATACCGCTTGCCCAAACCCGTTTATCGAGGATTTTATAAGATACTACGGTAAACCCTTTGATCCGGCGACGGATAGCTACCGGCGCGAGCCGTTCGCTGCGGACGTGAGCGAGGGAAGGTATTCTCCTGAAACTCTTTGCCATTCATATCATACAAAGGTTCCAGCTAGGGCAATTGTACGATATTTACTTCACTTTACTAATCCTGGGGACATTGTTCTTGATGGTTTTTGCGGAACGGGTATGGTAGGAGTAGCAAGCCATCTTTGCTCAAGTCCTGATGCGGATTTTCGAAACGAAATTGAAGCCGAGTGGCACAATCTCTTCGGTTGCTTTCCGGAATGGGGAAAACGGAGAACGATTCTTGCAGACCTTTCACCGGCAGCAACATTCATTGCCTACAATTATAACCTTCCTGTCGACGCTAACGCTTTCGCTACACTATCCAGGGCTATCATAGAGCAGGTAAATTCTGAGTGTGGATGGATGTACGAGACTGTTGACCCCCAAAACAACCGGAAAGGGAGGATAAATTACTGTGTATGGTCTGACGTCTTCTTTTGCCCAGATTGCAGTAGGGAGGTTGTCTTCTGGGATGCCGCAGCGGATCTAGAAAATGGCCAAGTGCGTTCCGTAATTAAGTGCCCATACTGTAATTCGGAGATAACGAAAAGGAATCTCGAACGTGTTTGGGTAACCACTTTCGATGATGTTCTTGGGCTGCCAATTGAGAAGGCGAAATGCATACCTGTGTTGATCAACTATACGCTAGACGGAAAGAGGTTCAACAAAACGCCAGATGAAAAAGATCATGACGTTATAGCCCGTATTAACAGTGAACCCATACCATATCGTTTTCCTAGTGAGAAGATGGTCTTGCGTGACGGGATATGGGGAGACCAGTGGAGGGCGGGATACCATAAAGACGTCACTCATGCGCACCACTACTATACAAGGCGCAATGTCCGAATCCTTGCTGCGTTTTGGGAAAAGGCAATTCACCACATCCACGATGTTGGCATGGGAATGTTGTTAACGGCAACTGCTCTTAAGCTAAGCCGACTTTCACGATATATGTTTGATGCTGCCGGAAGAATTCAAAACGGAGTGTTATATATACCGTCTCTTCACCAAGAGATGTCACCTCTTCTTCTACTTGATACAGCGGTCAACTATATTTTCCGCTTTCGTTCAAGTGTTAATATTGACAGATCCTGCTATGTGTCATGTGGCAGTACAACAGATGTCAGAACGTGTCCATCGAATGCGATTGACTACATATTTACCGATCCTCCCTTTGGTGACAACCTGAAATATTCGGAACTTAACTTCCTTTGGGAGTCATGGTTACGTCTCTATACAAATACAAATCCAGAGGCAGTTGAAAGCAAAATTCAAGGGAAACGGCTGATCGATTACCAAGAATTGATGGTTAAGTGTTTTCAAGAATACTATCGCGTGTTGAAACCCGGCCGATGGTTAACCGTTGAATTTCACAATTCGCGGAATGCCGTCTGGAGCGCAATTCAAGAGGCCCTAATTAGGGCAGGATTTGTAGTTGCAGATGTTCGAGGGCTCGACAAAAGGCAAGGAGCGTTTAATCAGGTTATGGCCGCAGGCTCTGTTAAACAGGATTTGGTAATTTCTGCTTACAAGCCCAACGGAGGCCTAGAGGATCGTTTCAAACTCACGGCTGGTACCGAGGATGGTGTCTGGGACTTCGTCCGCACGCACCTGAAGCAGCTTCCGGTCTTCGTTTCCAAGGACGGCGTAGCCGAGGTCATTGCCGAGAGGCAGAACTATCTGCTGTTTGACCGCATGGTGGCCTTCCACGTTCAGCGCGGGGTAACTGTGCCGTTATCGGCAGCGGAATTCTACAAAGGGTTGGTTCAGCGTTTCCCCGAGCGAGATGGCATGTATTTTCTTCCCGATCAGGTTGCCGAGTACGACAAGAAGCGCATGACTGTGCGTGAGGTCTTGCAGCTTCAGCTTTACGTAACCGATGAGTCTTCGGCTATCCAATGGCTCAAGCAACAGCTTACGAAAAAGCCGCAGACTTTCCAGGAACTCCATCCGCAGTTCCTCAAGGAGATCGGCGGCTGGCAGAAGCACGAGAAGCCACTGGAGTTATCCGAGTTGCTGGAACAGAACTTCCTGTGCTATGACGGTAAGGGCGAAGTGCCCAGCCAGATTCACAGCTACCTGTCCACCAACTTCAAGGAACTGCGCAACCTGCCCAAAGACCATCTGGATCTCCGCGCAAAGGCCAAGAACCGCTGGTACGTGCCCGACCCAAACAAAGCTGGCGACCTGGAAAAGCTACGCGAGCGGGCCCTACTACGTGAGTTTGAGGAGTACCGTGAATCAAAGCAGAAGCGGCTCAAGGTGTTCCGCATGGAGGCCGTCCGCGCCGGGTTCAAAAAGGCCTGGCAGGAGCGTGACTACGCCACAATCATTAGCGTGGCTCGCAAGATTCCCGAGAACGTCCTCCAGGAAGACCCAAAGCTTCTTATGTGGTATGACCAGGCGCTCACCAGAATTGGAGATAACCAATTCTAGTCTAAGATAAGATAGGAGGAAGTAGTTATGGGAGATTTTCCTTACACCACCGTGCCCGGAAAGATTTCGGATCTTTTTGCGAAAATCAAACAAACCGGTATCCCTCCCAAAGTAAACCTTCAATGGCTTCAAAGCGTGGGATTCAAATCAAGTAACGATAGAAGTTTACTCACTGTCCTAAGAACTGTTGGTTTCGCTGATTCTATAGGTAGTCCGACTGACCTTTGGAAGCAATATCGAGGTCAAGGCGGAAAACAGGTATTAGCGAAAGGTATACGCGAGGGGTATGCAGAGTTGTTTTCGACTTATCCGCACGCACATGCTTGTTCAAAAGAAGATCTTCAATACTTTTTCTCAACGCGATCATCTGCGGGAAAACAAGCTATTGCAAAGACGATTTCCACATTTCAGGAGCTATGCAAGCTTGCGGATTTTAGCGCTAGCTCTCCAGAAGACGA
This region includes:
- a CDS encoding DUF5343 domain-containing protein — its product is MGDFPYTTVPGKISDLFAKIKQTGIPPKVNLQWLQSVGFKSSNDRSLLTVLRTVGFADSIGSPTDLWKQYRGQGGKQVLAKGIREGYAELFSTYPHAHACSKEDLQYFFSTRSSAGKQAIAKTISTFQELCKLADFSASSPEDEAVEKEQDTKSRDVGSNTREMKSLRDFAININIQLTLPETTDEKVYEALFSSMKKHLLTGEI
- a CDS encoding DNA methylase; protein product: MTKEYFEQNLFETQTSAKPLGPVECLGMTFESDEKRREYFLEKLREKLKDPEFRKIEGFPIGSDEDILALSDPPYYTACPNPFIEDFIRYYGKPFDPATDSYRREPFAADVSEGRYSPETLCHSYHTKVPARAIVRYLLHFTNPGDIVLDGFCGTGMVGVASHLCSSPDADFRNEIEAEWHNLFGCFPEWGKRRTILADLSPAATFIAYNYNLPVDANAFATLSRAIIEQVNSECGWMYETVDPQNNRKGRINYCVWSDVFFCPDCSREVVFWDAAADLENGQVRSVIKCPYCNSEITKRNLERVWVTTFDDVLGLPIEKAKCIPVLINYTLDGKRFNKTPDEKDHDVIARINSEPIPYRFPSEKMVLRDGIWGDQWRAGYHKDVTHAHHYYTRRNVRILAAFWEKAIHHIHDVGMGMLLTATALKLSRLSRYMFDAAGRIQNGVLYIPSLHQEMSPLLLLDTAVNYIFRFRSSVNIDRSCYVSCGSTTDVRTCPSNAIDYIFTDPPFGDNLKYSELNFLWESWLRLYTNTNPEAVESKIQGKRLIDYQELMVKCFQEYYRVLKPGRWLTVEFHNSRNAVWSAIQEALIRAGFVVADVRGLDKRQGAFNQVMAAGSVKQDLVISAYKPNGGLEDRFKLTAGTEDGVWDFVRTHLKQLPVFVSKDGVAEVIAERQNYLLFDRMVAFHVQRGVTVPLSAAEFYKGLVQRFPERDGMYFLPDQVAEYDKKRMTVREVLQLQLYVTDESSAIQWLKQQLTKKPQTFQELHPQFLKEIGGWQKHEKPLELSELLEQNFLCYDGKGEVPSQIHSYLSTNFKELRNLPKDHLDLRAKAKNRWYVPDPNKAGDLEKLRERALLREFEEYRESKQKRLKVFRMEAVRAGFKKAWQERDYATIISVARKIPENVLQEDPKLLMWYDQALTRIGDNQF
- a CDS encoding DUF6079 family protein, coding for MKYGDLIQFEPIESVVQLREADKATAARQLVQTYVISKEMAERLVNLVIPQLQFDQPVDNKGLLVVGNYGTGKSHLMSVISAVAENGELSSHLNDSNVASAAGKIGGCFKVVRTEIGATTMSLRDILVAELEERLAALGVTYTFPSAAQLSNNKRAFEEMMSVFHQEYPDHGLLLVVDELLDYLRTRKDQELILDLNFLREVGEVCKDLRFRFIAGVQEAIFDSPRFSFVADSIRRVKDRFEQILIARKDVKFVVSERLLKKTGEQQAKIRAYLTPFAKFYGRMNERMNEFVRLFPVHPDYIDTFERVTAVEKREVLKTLSLSMKKLLNQDVPDDRPGLIAYDGYWLNLRENPSFRAVPDIKAVIDCSQVLEARIQQAFTRPAYKPMALRLIHALSVHRLTTGDIYAPLGATAEELRDSLCLYQPGIEDLGGDPADDLLSQVETVLREIHKTVSGQFISSNPDNRQYYLDLKKTDDYDALIEKRADSLDDSQLDRYYYEALKRVMECTDQTYRTGYKIWQHELEWLERKAARQGYLFFGAPNERSTAVPPRDFYLYFIQPFDAPRFTDEKKPDEVFLRLINKDEAFHTALRSYAAALDLASTASGHAKSTYESKASSFLRELVQWLKENMITAFEVNYQGRAKPLIDWAKGKSIRELSGIALNERINFRDLINTIAGICLGAYFQDQAPEYPCFSVLITGANRVQAAQDALRAIAGQKPTKQATAVLDALELLDGDKLDPYRSKYAQHILDIAKKKGHGQVVNRSELIQDILGVEYLAPKTLRLEPEWAVVVLAALVYSGELVLAIPGKKFDATGLPQLAGTGIEELALFKHIERPKDWNLPALKALFELLGLTPGMAQLVTQGKEEPVHELQKAVTSTVDRLVLVQQSVHKGLSFWGRSLLAESEAQKLRSQLNETKAFLESIQVYTSPGKLKNFRYEAQEVSRHHDGLQVLEEIDSLQKLVTDLGVTAAYLSTAEAVLPSGHEWIDKMKAVRDEVLGQISDPSKRGTVAFRQETQRKLSDLKKAYLQAYLGLHTKARLGVNEDKRKAKLMGDERLKVLQKLSTIDLMPRQHLTDFQNRLAGLKSCFAITEPELDASPVCPHCSYKPAAEPPAAPASSVLDGLDDELDKLVENWTQTLLTNLEDPTTRANLDLLKPEPRKLVDGFIKKRSLPDDLDQDFIHALQEVLSGLLKVSVKTADLRAALLAGGSPVTPAEMKKRFEEYLDELTRGKEPGKVRIVLE